A DNA window from Aureibaculum sp. 2308TA14-22 contains the following coding sequences:
- a CDS encoding sensor histidine kinase: MKILVIKNFVLKYGELFIHLLFWSFYFAFINVEWTNEWLNKTIRPNTPSPILALLFPFLFYLNAFWMIPKYLKNRKAGLYVVIVVVGSLILELLRVLIVLLIKFKTVLTIDAVIEEFLSRDSILFGAPSVLLFSLLFSFAYRFTKDWIINNRVIEQLKTEKIQMELNVLKSHINPHFLFNNLNALDDLIDRDKNKAKEYLHKLSKMYRYLIMNMENDIVNLQEEWSFMEDYIYLIEERYGKAYQFEKLNNLYNLYHYLIPPASLQSLIENVVKHNQGTIENPLKVVIQIDKNGLSISHIKQLKTNVANSLGTGLRNLKSRYKLLTYRDISIQDGTKFTVTLPLIKELQ; this comes from the coding sequence ATGAAAATTCTGGTGATAAAAAATTTTGTTTTAAAATATGGAGAGCTCTTTATACATCTGCTGTTTTGGTCGTTCTATTTTGCATTTATAAATGTAGAATGGACAAATGAGTGGTTAAATAAAACAATAAGACCCAATACTCCCTCACCAATTTTAGCATTGTTATTCCCGTTCTTATTTTATTTAAATGCATTTTGGATGATACCAAAATATCTGAAAAACAGAAAGGCTGGGCTATATGTTGTAATTGTTGTTGTAGGATCGCTTATTTTAGAACTATTAAGAGTATTAATCGTTTTGTTAATTAAGTTTAAGACGGTCTTAACTATTGATGCCGTTATTGAAGAATTTTTAAGTAGGGACAGTATATTATTCGGTGCACCTAGTGTTTTATTGTTTTCATTATTATTTTCGTTTGCCTATCGATTTACAAAGGATTGGATAATAAATAACCGAGTTATAGAACAGCTAAAAACAGAAAAAATACAAATGGAATTGAATGTTTTAAAATCTCATATAAACCCTCATTTTTTATTTAATAATTTAAACGCTTTAGATGACTTAATAGATAGAGATAAAAATAAGGCAAAAGAATATTTGCATAAACTATCAAAAATGTACCGCTATTTGATAATGAATATGGAAAATGATATAGTAAACTTGCAAGAAGAATGGAGTTTTATGGAGGATTACATTTATTTAATTGAAGAGCGTTACGGTAAAGCATATCAATTCGAAAAATTAAATAATTTATATAATTTATACCATTATTTAATTCCCCCAGCATCATTACAAAGTCTTATTGAAAATGTTGTAAAACATAATCAAGGAACTATTGAAAATCCTCTAAAAGTTGTCATTCAAATTGACAAAAATGGACTTTCAATAAGTCATATTAAACAATTAAAAACGAACGTGGCAAATAGTTTAGGAACGGGGTTGAGAAATCTAAAGTCGAGGTATAAACTATTAACATATAGAGACATTTCAATTCAAGATGGTACAAAATTTACGGTTACATTACCATTAATAAAAGAATTACAATGA
- a CDS encoding ABC transporter ATP-binding protein: MNLKIENLTKTYKNGIKAIDNLNLEIGTGMFGLLGPNGAGKSSLMRTIATIQKPDSGSITFNDIDAIKDEMSLRKVLGYLPQDFGVYPKVSAENLLDYFAILKGISSKKERTIIVEEVLQLTNLYDMRKKHVSGYSGGMRQRFGIAQLLLNNPQLIIVDEPTAGLDPAERNRFLNVLREISTNNTVIFSTHLVDDVKDLCNNLAIINGGRILKTTTPSDSVEEIEDFIWVKKIENNELDEIEKIFSVLSTNFNEDNSLNVRVFATNKPDASFSKAKANLEDVYFIALREDQLNEN, translated from the coding sequence ATGAACTTAAAAATTGAAAATTTAACTAAAACATACAAAAATGGCATAAAGGCAATAGATAACCTTAATCTTGAGATAGGGACTGGAATGTTCGGATTATTAGGGCCAAACGGAGCAGGAAAGTCTTCGTTAATGAGAACTATTGCAACAATTCAAAAGCCTGATAGTGGTTCGATTACCTTTAATGACATAGATGCCATTAAAGATGAAATGAGTTTAAGAAAAGTATTAGGTTACTTACCTCAAGATTTTGGTGTATACCCTAAAGTTTCTGCCGAAAATCTTTTGGATTATTTTGCCATTTTAAAAGGAATTTCTTCCAAAAAAGAAAGAACAATAATAGTTGAAGAAGTTTTACAACTTACAAATTTATACGATATGCGAAAAAAACATGTAAGTGGATATTCAGGGGGTATGAGGCAACGCTTTGGTATAGCACAATTATTATTAAACAACCCACAATTAATAATTGTTGACGAACCCACAGCCGGTTTAGATCCAGCTGAGCGTAATCGATTTCTAAATGTTCTACGCGAAATAAGTACTAATAATACGGTAATATTTTCAACACATCTAGTTGATGATGTAAAAGATTTGTGTAATAATTTAGCCATTATTAACGGCGGTAGAATACTAAAAACAACTACACCGTCTGATTCAGTTGAAGAAATTGAAGATTTTATTTGGGTAAAAAAAATCGAGAACAATGAATTAGATGAAATTGAAAAAATTTTCTCTGTGTTATCTACTAATTTCAATGAGGATAATAGCTTAAACGTAAGAGTTTTTGCCACTAATAAGCCTGATGCCTCATTCTCAAAGGCAAAAGCCAATTTAGAAGATGTTTACTTTATCGCATTGCGGGAAGATCAATTGAACGAAAATTAG
- a CDS encoding ABC transporter permease/M1 family aminopeptidase, with product MTTKIYSYELKYWLKKPTTYIYIFVFFAFALVTMLGTGGFFDGPSTSTKQLKHLNSPLEINSLLQFFNKFFMFLLPAIIGTTIYRDYKSRIHNILYSFPIRKRNYLFGKFLSGFSIVALISLFVIIALFIGEQMLGVNNPKIGEFNMLGYLSAYFIYTLPNLFFYGLLVFMGVAITRNIYTGFVIVIVLFLIQIIIENLLIGNSFLIALLDPFAQNTTLYETKMWTLSDKNSKLIPISGVVLYNRLFWMVSISILFILFYKKFALVQEALSFRLKKAKGLRMVKNNFQSSGKVYVSKVKYNFSFWNQLNATFKISNLEFKYIFKNPLFYILAVFGMLTIVFILTKVTNKGDLILLPVTRIMISGPAFFYTMVVTIITFLFSGMLVHRAKTSRMDQLIDMSPISNWSLMLSKVVAIIKIQFVLLVILMFCGIAIQIYNNYFHFELGLYTFHLFVVIFPILIVWAFTSVFMHTLIPKLYLSLFILIIGLFSVGSLDLIGIDTNLLKFNTPPKANYSDLNGYGNGLFGHTLVQMYWFVFGCILMILSYLLWKRGITFSFKERVLQMKARFTGKIQIFTSIFLTAFITLGLSIYKSEGKIQFSQKKQNAILSNFHKKFDKYKNIKQPKITAVKINMNIFPRSNTFNANGTYTIVNNSEKNIDTLLIKTGFDENTNYTISESNKVLIEDKMMQFKVHVLKKPLVHHDTLTLNFDIENKENSVFERNSSALKNGTYILNDALPRLEYIGDEFKKHPSDSTVTKYHYTASDSDLVDFEAIISTSADQIAIAPGYLQKKWKENGRSYFHYKMNKKIKFLFAFNSGKFEIKKEKHKGVNLEIYHHKNHNYNNDKIIDGLKAAIDYNTKYFSDYQHQEARVIEFPLSEGTYATTMANSIPMSEVRFIINSNGDTDKMDLSFYMPAHELTHQWWGNQVVSADALGAKMLTESITEYISYKIYKKYFGEEKGMSFLKFQRSRYLRGRTREDGTENPLYLVNEDQMYISYGKGTIAFNTLSHYLGEENLNKILKNFLDSYKFRTNKYPTSIDLINELKTSVPKNLQYLIIDMFETITFYENKINSAKMVSRNKEKFTIEVDLEVLKYRNGNVGAPLKLNDYIELGFYTSSGKLISIEKKKIMKANSKLFFQLDVHPSKVILDPNYLVIDKNIDDNHFEL from the coding sequence ATGACAACTAAAATATACTCATACGAGCTTAAATATTGGTTAAAGAAACCAACGACATACATATATATATTTGTTTTCTTTGCTTTTGCTTTAGTAACCATGCTAGGAACAGGAGGTTTCTTTGATGGTCCTTCAACATCAACGAAACAATTAAAACATTTAAACTCTCCTCTGGAAATAAATTCTTTATTACAGTTTTTTAATAAATTCTTTATGTTCCTTTTACCAGCAATTATCGGTACAACTATTTATAGGGATTATAAAAGTAGAATTCATAACATTCTGTACTCATTTCCAATAAGAAAGAGAAACTACTTATTTGGTAAGTTTTTAAGCGGATTTTCAATAGTTGCTTTAATTTCATTATTTGTAATAATAGCGTTATTTATTGGTGAACAAATGTTAGGTGTAAATAATCCAAAAATTGGAGAATTTAATATGTTAGGTTATTTAAGTGCTTACTTTATTTACACGCTACCAAACTTATTTTTTTATGGATTACTCGTGTTTATGGGAGTTGCCATAACACGAAACATTTATACAGGTTTTGTAATAGTCATAGTATTGTTTTTAATCCAGATTATTATTGAAAATTTGCTTATTGGTAACTCTTTCTTAATAGCATTACTTGATCCTTTTGCACAAAATACTACATTGTATGAAACAAAAATGTGGACTCTTTCTGATAAAAACTCGAAATTAATCCCCATTTCAGGCGTAGTACTATATAATAGGTTGTTTTGGATGGTTTCTATTTCGATTCTATTTATACTTTTTTATAAAAAATTTGCCCTAGTTCAGGAAGCCTTAAGTTTTAGACTTAAAAAGGCCAAGGGCCTAAGGATGGTAAAAAACAACTTCCAAAGCTCAGGTAAGGTGTATGTGTCTAAAGTAAAATACAATTTTAGCTTTTGGAATCAATTGAATGCAACGTTTAAGATTTCCAATTTAGAATTTAAGTATATTTTTAAAAACCCTTTATTCTATATTCTGGCGGTATTTGGAATGCTAACAATCGTATTTATACTTACAAAAGTAACCAATAAGGGTGATTTAATATTACTTCCTGTAACAAGAATAATGATATCTGGACCGGCATTTTTCTATACTATGGTTGTTACAATAATTACTTTTTTATTTTCAGGAATGCTTGTGCATAGAGCTAAGACATCTAGAATGGATCAATTAATTGATATGAGTCCAATCTCTAACTGGTCCTTAATGTTATCAAAAGTAGTCGCAATAATTAAAATACAGTTCGTGCTTTTGGTAATTTTGATGTTTTGTGGTATTGCCATACAGATATATAACAATTACTTCCATTTTGAATTAGGGCTTTACACATTTCATTTGTTTGTCGTCATTTTCCCAATATTGATTGTGTGGGCATTTACATCGGTATTTATGCATACTTTGATACCAAAACTATACTTAAGTTTATTTATCCTCATAATTGGATTATTCAGTGTCGGTAGTTTAGATCTAATAGGTATTGATACTAACTTATTAAAATTCAATACACCTCCTAAAGCAAATTATAGTGATTTAAATGGCTATGGTAACGGTCTTTTTGGACATACGCTGGTTCAAATGTATTGGTTTGTTTTTGGTTGCATATTAATGATTTTGTCTTACCTATTATGGAAAAGAGGTATTACATTTTCATTTAAGGAAAGAGTTTTACAAATGAAGGCACGCTTTACAGGAAAAATTCAAATTTTTACAAGTATTTTTTTAACGGCCTTTATTACTTTGGGACTTTCAATATATAAATCAGAAGGTAAAATTCAATTTTCTCAGAAAAAACAAAATGCAATACTATCTAACTTCCATAAGAAATTTGATAAGTATAAAAATATTAAACAACCAAAAATAACAGCAGTTAAAATAAACATGAATATTTTTCCTAGGAGTAATACTTTTAACGCAAACGGTACATATACAATTGTCAATAATTCCGAAAAAAATATTGATACACTACTCATAAAAACCGGTTTTGATGAAAACACCAATTATACAATAAGCGAATCAAACAAGGTTTTAATTGAAGATAAAATGATGCAATTCAAAGTTCACGTGTTAAAAAAACCGTTAGTTCATCATGATACCTTAACACTAAATTTCGACATTGAAAACAAAGAAAACTCGGTATTTGAAAGAAATTCAAGTGCCCTTAAAAATGGTACATATATTCTTAATGACGCACTTCCAAGGCTTGAGTATATTGGTGATGAATTTAAAAAACATCCTTCAGATAGTACCGTTACTAAATACCATTATACAGCATCGGATAGCGACTTAGTTGATTTTGAAGCAATCATAAGCACAAGTGCTGATCAAATAGCAATTGCACCGGGATATCTGCAAAAAAAATGGAAAGAAAATGGTCGTAGTTATTTTCATTATAAAATGAATAAAAAAATAAAATTTCTATTCGCATTTAATTCGGGAAAATTTGAAATAAAGAAGGAAAAGCATAAAGGCGTAAATCTTGAAATATATCATCACAAAAACCATAATTATAATAATGATAAAATAATTGATGGTTTGAAGGCAGCAATAGACTACAATACAAAATACTTTAGTGATTATCAACATCAAGAGGCACGTGTTATAGAATTTCCTCTTTCAGAGGGAACTTACGCAACTACGATGGCTAATTCAATTCCTATGTCAGAAGTTAGGTTTATAATAAATTCAAATGGGGATACCGATAAGATGGACTTATCTTTTTATATGCCGGCACATGAATTAACACATCAATGGTGGGGAAACCAAGTCGTTTCGGCTGATGCTTTAGGGGCGAAAATGCTTACCGAGAGTATAACTGAATATATAAGTTATAAAATTTATAAAAAATATTTTGGTGAAGAAAAAGGAATGAGTTTTTTAAAATTTCAGCGAAGTAGATATTTGAGGGGGAGAACCCGTGAGGATGGTACTGAAAATCCATTGTACCTTGTAAATGAAGACCAAATGTATATTTCTTATGGTAAAGGTACAATTGCTTTTAATACTTTGAGTCACTATTTGGGAGAAGAGAATCTAAACAAAATTCTTAAAAATTTTCTAGACTCATATAAATTTAGAACCAACAAATATCCAACTTCAATTGATTTGATTAATGAATTGAAAACGTCGGTACCAAAAAATTTACAATACTTAATAATTGATATGTTTGAAACAATAACATTTTATGAAAATAAAATTAATAGTGCAAAAATGGTATCTAGGAATAAAGAAAAATTTACAATTGAAGTTGATTTAGAAGTTTTAAAGTATAGAAATGGTAATGTAGGTGCTCCCTTAAAACTTAATGATTATATCGAGCTCGGATTCTATACCAGCAGCGGAAAATTAATTTCTATTGAAAAGAAAAAAATAATGAAGGCCAATAGTAAATTATTTTTTCAACTAGATGTTCATCCGTCTAAAGTTATTCTTGATCCCAATTATTTAGTAATTGATAAAAACATTGATGATAATCATTTTGAGCTCTAA
- a CDS encoding DUF6797 domain-containing protein: protein MKTILKLVGIAFCLFLVSCNEKKEWHKDVSFTLKPDQVSEYEQNIDHAAILQDLNEGSYRRGKEAYQFSCHNCHGNIKDEGAIPTATKFWNDKFKVGNDPFSMYQTITHGFATMPPQVQLVPREKYDIIHYIREEFIKENNPEEYVAIDKSYLESLPVGSSIGPQPKVSEPWRAMDYGNFLINTYELVKEGTSPIERSSGKSPLANEDFSKANMAYKGIAIRLDKGSGGVAGGNAWAIFDHDLFRVAGGWSGEGFIDWNGILLNGKHNISPATIGNLHFENPVAPGWANPETGSFDDPRFKGKDGRKFGPLPRKWAKYKGIYQYEEHTIVSYTVGNTEVLEEFGLEKLNEQNIFTRTLNLKDVDVPLKMRIAPVGVGVELIGKPGQLVQENGYIILAIPKTDEIELKLFISESSVGLKAFSKSSSTPVSLSKFTKGGKPNYSEVLTTEIVPLNTDGPFIADVLTAPKDNKWYSRLRMSGIDFFADDNKAVVSCTEGDIWLIKGLTDNSGKLTWKRIATGLFQPLGIKVVDEQIYVTCRDQIVILRDLNNDEETDFYESFNSDHQVTDHFHEFAMGLQTDSNGNFYYAKSGRHARKALVPHHGTLLKVSKDGMQTEIIANGFRAANGVCINPDGSFVVTDQEGHWNPMNRINWVDTNGFYGNMYGYNPPADSSDAAMIPPMAWVDKEMDRSPSELLWVDSEKWGPFNGGLLNFSYGYGKVYLVPHEKVNGQMQGSFFELPIPIFPTGVMRGRFHPTDGQLYLCGMSAWGTQQTTEPGGLYRIRYTGKPVIAPVKINAVKKGVRLEFSTLLDKKSAEDISNFFIKTWALKRTRNYGSERYNTKEIKLEKAELIADGKTVMLSIPNMKPVWQMEIVFTLKNKEGKETEGKIHSTIHNLGDD, encoded by the coding sequence ATGAAAACCATATTGAAATTAGTGGGAATAGCTTTTTGTCTCTTCCTGGTTTCTTGTAACGAAAAAAAGGAATGGCATAAAGATGTGTCATTTACCCTAAAACCTGATCAAGTTTCGGAATATGAGCAAAATATTGACCATGCAGCAATACTACAAGACTTAAATGAAGGGTCATATAGACGTGGTAAAGAAGCATATCAATTTTCCTGTCATAATTGTCATGGAAATATAAAAGACGAAGGAGCCATACCCACCGCCACTAAATTTTGGAATGACAAATTTAAAGTAGGTAACGATCCTTTTTCAATGTACCAAACTATTACGCATGGGTTTGCTACTATGCCGCCACAAGTTCAGCTGGTACCAAGAGAAAAGTATGATATCATTCATTATATCAGAGAGGAATTCATCAAAGAAAACAATCCCGAAGAATATGTTGCTATTGACAAGAGTTACTTAGAAAGTTTGCCAGTGGGCTCGTCTATTGGGCCACAGCCCAAAGTTTCAGAACCATGGAGAGCAATGGATTATGGAAATTTTTTAATCAACACCTATGAATTGGTTAAAGAAGGCACTTCACCCATTGAAAGATCTAGCGGAAAATCTCCTTTAGCTAATGAAGATTTTTCTAAAGCTAATATGGCTTACAAAGGTATCGCCATTAGATTAGATAAAGGTTCTGGTGGCGTAGCAGGAGGAAATGCATGGGCTATTTTTGACCATGATCTGTTTAGAGTTGCTGGTGGTTGGTCTGGTGAAGGTTTTATAGATTGGAATGGAATATTGCTCAATGGTAAGCATAATATTTCTCCTGCAACTATTGGAAATTTACATTTCGAAAACCCAGTGGCACCAGGTTGGGCTAATCCTGAAACTGGTTCTTTTGACGATCCTAGATTTAAAGGCAAAGATGGAAGAAAATTTGGTCCTTTACCTAGAAAATGGGCAAAATATAAAGGCATTTATCAATATGAGGAGCATACCATAGTTTCTTATACCGTTGGTAACACTGAGGTGTTAGAAGAATTTGGATTGGAAAAGCTAAATGAACAAAATATATTTACACGCACACTGAATCTTAAAGATGTCGATGTGCCGCTCAAGATGAGAATAGCACCAGTTGGTGTTGGAGTAGAGCTAATTGGTAAACCTGGACAATTGGTTCAAGAGAATGGATATATTATACTAGCGATTCCAAAAACGGATGAAATTGAATTGAAGCTATTTATTTCAGAGTCTTCGGTTGGGCTCAAAGCGTTTTCAAAAAGTTCTTCTACCCCAGTTTCTCTAAGCAAATTCACAAAAGGAGGAAAACCTAATTATTCCGAAGTTTTAACCACTGAAATTGTGCCTTTAAATACTGATGGGCCATTTATTGCTGACGTGCTTACAGCACCGAAAGACAACAAATGGTACAGCAGATTACGAATGAGTGGTATCGATTTTTTTGCTGATGACAACAAAGCGGTAGTGAGTTGTACAGAAGGTGATATTTGGTTGATTAAAGGATTAACAGACAATTCAGGAAAACTCACATGGAAAAGAATAGCCACAGGGTTGTTTCAACCCCTTGGAATCAAAGTGGTTGATGAACAAATATATGTGACTTGCAGAGATCAAATCGTTATCCTTAGGGACTTAAACAATGATGAAGAGACTGATTTTTATGAAAGTTTCAACAGTGATCATCAAGTAACCGACCATTTTCATGAATTTGCCATGGGCTTACAAACCGATTCAAACGGTAATTTTTATTATGCGAAAAGTGGTAGACATGCCCGTAAAGCACTGGTACCACATCATGGCACATTACTTAAGGTAAGTAAAGATGGAATGCAGACTGAAATTATAGCAAATGGTTTTAGAGCGGCCAATGGTGTATGTATAAATCCAGATGGTAGTTTTGTAGTCACCGATCAAGAAGGTCATTGGAATCCAATGAATAGAATAAACTGGGTTGACACTAATGGGTTTTATGGAAACATGTATGGATACAATCCTCCTGCAGATAGTTCAGATGCAGCGATGATTCCTCCTATGGCTTGGGTAGATAAAGAAATGGATCGTTCTCCTTCTGAGCTGTTATGGGTAGATAGTGAAAAATGGGGTCCGTTTAATGGTGGACTACTAAACTTTTCTTATGGTTATGGAAAGGTATACCTTGTGCCACATGAAAAAGTGAATGGTCAAATGCAAGGCTCTTTCTTTGAATTACCCATTCCTATTTTTCCAACAGGCGTTATGAGAGGTCGCTTTCATCCGACTGATGGACAACTTTATTTATGTGGTATGTCTGCATGGGGTACCCAACAAACAACAGAACCTGGAGGTTTATATAGAATAAGATATACTGGAAAGCCCGTTATAGCACCAGTCAAAATAAATGCAGTAAAAAAAGGTGTTAGATTAGAATTTTCCACCCTGTTGGACAAAAAATCTGCAGAGGACATTTCTAATTTCTTCATTAAAACATGGGCTCTCAAGCGAACCAGAAATTATGGCTCGGAACGTTATAATACAAAAGAAATAAAACTGGAAAAAGCAGAATTAATAGCTGACGGTAAAACAGTAATGCTCTCTATTCCAAACATGAAACCTGTATGGCAAATGGAAATAGTGTTTACCTTAAAAAATAAAGAAGGAAAAGAAACTGAAGGAAAAATACATAGTACTATTCATAATTTAGGTGATGATTAA
- a CDS encoding aminotransferase class V-fold PLP-dependent enzyme, which translates to MNQRRAFLKKTTLAAISLPLLSFDAKKEWSLPSSTNYTNQEEYWQMIRKQFPLKEGQTYFNNGTMGPTSGYVLNKMIDHMLYFNKEAATVDYKNGSGPELLSGYFPYEKLRTELAKIIHCDFKEISLTQNATFGMNYIGMGLNLKEGDELLNTNQEHGGGFGAWQLLAKRKGCVYKQAIMPEPANDPQEIYDAIFKAVTPKTKVIAIPHIVSVYGTVMPVKAICAEAKKRGIFTVLDGAQCVGQVAVDVKDIGCDAYYSSLHKWLLAPPGSGILYVNKEVVSNIWSTIASYNWDNQEDHGFRLMQNGTGNPALIAGLEASVDFFNSIGQERWLGRIKELGSYLRSGLKEMPHVTIVSPTNEDLAAGITTYFIDGISGPDLQKKMWDKERLQPRSVGAKLLRHSVHIYNSKEEIDRALKVVRGLG; encoded by the coding sequence ATGAATCAACGTAGAGCCTTCCTAAAAAAAACCACCTTAGCCGCCATTTCTTTACCCTTATTATCTTTCGATGCCAAAAAAGAATGGTCACTTCCTAGTAGTACTAATTATACCAATCAAGAAGAGTATTGGCAAATGATTAGAAAGCAGTTTCCCTTAAAAGAAGGACAAACCTATTTCAATAATGGAACTATGGGGCCAACATCTGGTTATGTTTTAAACAAGATGATAGATCATATGTTATATTTTAATAAAGAAGCGGCTACAGTAGATTATAAAAATGGTTCAGGCCCTGAATTGCTAAGTGGCTATTTTCCTTATGAAAAACTGCGTACAGAACTGGCTAAAATTATTCATTGTGATTTTAAAGAAATTTCTTTAACACAAAATGCCACTTTTGGGATGAACTATATTGGTATGGGACTCAATTTAAAAGAAGGAGATGAGTTGCTTAATACCAATCAGGAACATGGCGGAGGCTTTGGGGCTTGGCAATTACTTGCTAAAAGAAAAGGCTGTGTTTACAAACAGGCCATAATGCCTGAACCTGCTAATGACCCTCAGGAAATTTATGATGCTATTTTTAAAGCGGTAACACCCAAGACCAAGGTTATTGCCATACCTCACATTGTATCAGTTTATGGCACCGTAATGCCTGTAAAAGCGATATGTGCTGAAGCCAAAAAGCGTGGTATATTTACGGTATTAGATGGTGCACAATGTGTTGGTCAAGTTGCGGTGGATGTGAAGGATATTGGTTGTGATGCTTATTATTCCAGTTTACATAAATGGTTGCTGGCACCTCCAGGTAGTGGTATTTTATATGTAAATAAAGAAGTAGTTAGTAACATTTGGTCTACCATAGCCAGTTATAATTGGGATAATCAGGAGGATCATGGTTTTAGACTGATGCAGAATGGAACAGGAAATCCAGCATTAATAGCAGGACTTGAGGCTTCGGTAGATTTTTTCAATAGTATTGGACAAGAAAGATGGTTGGGTAGGATTAAGGAGCTGGGTAGCTATTTACGAAGTGGTTTAAAAGAAATGCCACATGTAACTATTGTTTCACCTACCAATGAAGATTTGGCTGCTGGTATTACTACCTATTTTATTGATGGAATATCAGGTCCAGATTTGCAAAAAAAGATGTGGGATAAAGAACGCTTACAGCCACGTTCTGTAGGTGCTAAACTTTTACGTCATTCGGTACATATTTACAATTCTAAAGAAGAAATTGATAGAGCATTAAAGGTTGTTAGAGGCTTAGGGTAA